In Helicobacter pylori, a single genomic region encodes these proteins:
- a CDS encoding phospho-N-acetylmuramoyl-pentapeptide-transferase: protein MLYSLLYGYFNINLFQYLTFRAGLGFFIAFFLTLFLMPRFILWAKAKKANQPISSFVPSHQNKKDTPTMGGIVFVFATIVASVLCASLGNLYVLLGIIVLVGFSFVGFRDDYTKINQQNNAGMSSKMKFGMLFVLSLVVSVLLSLKGLDTFLYAPFLKNPLFEMPTVLAVGFWVLVFLSTSNAVNLTDGLDGLASVPSIFTLLSLSIFVYVAGNAEFSKYLLYPKVIDVGELFVVSLALVGSLFGFLWYNCNPASVFMGDSGSLALGGFIAYNAIVSHNEILLVLMGSIFVIETLSVILQVGSYKTRKKRLFLMAPIHHHFEQKGWAENKVIVRFWIISMLSNLVALLSLKVR, encoded by the coding sequence ATGCTCTATTCTTTACTATATGGCTATTTCAATATCAATCTTTTCCAGTATTTGACTTTTAGAGCAGGGTTAGGGTTTTTCATAGCCTTTTTCCTCACGCTTTTTTTAATGCCTAGATTCATTCTATGGGCCAAGGCTAAAAAGGCTAACCAGCCCATTTCTAGCTTCGTGCCAAGCCACCAAAATAAAAAAGATACCCCTACAATGGGGGGGATTGTGTTTGTTTTTGCAACCATTGTTGCGAGCGTGTTGTGCGCGTCTTTGGGTAATCTTTATGTGTTGTTAGGGATAATCGTGTTAGTGGGCTTTAGTTTTGTGGGTTTTAGAGACGATTACACTAAAATCAACCAACAAAATAACGCCGGGATGAGCTCGAAAATGAAATTTGGCATGCTGTTTGTCCTTTCGCTTGTGGTGTCTGTTTTATTGAGCCTTAAGGGGTTGGATACTTTTTTATACGCGCCTTTTTTGAAAAACCCTTTGTTTGAAATGCCCACGGTGTTAGCGGTTGGTTTTTGGGTGTTGGTTTTTTTATCCACGAGCAATGCAGTGAATTTAACCGACGGCTTAGACGGCTTAGCGAGCGTGCCTAGCATTTTCACCCTCTTAAGCCTTTCTATCTTTGTGTATGTGGCAGGGAATGCGGAATTTTCTAAATACTTGCTCTATCCTAAAGTCATAGATGTGGGGGAATTGTTTGTTGTCTCGTTAGCGTTAGTGGGATCGCTCTTTGGCTTTTTGTGGTATAACTGCAACCCGGCAAGCGTGTTTATGGGCGATAGCGGGAGCTTGGCTTTGGGGGGGTTTATCGCTTATAACGCTATCGTTTCGCATAATGAAATCTTACTCGTTTTAATGGGATCGATTTTTGTAATAGAAACTTTGTCGGTGATCTTGCAAGTAGGGAGTTATAAAACCCGTAAAAAACGCCTTTTTTTAATGGCGCCCATCCACCATCATTTTGAGCAAAAGGGTTGGGCAGAAAATAAGGTGATCGTGCGTTTTTGGATCATTTCTATGTTGAGCAATTTAGTCGCTCTTTTAAGCTTAAAGGTGCGTTAA
- a CDS encoding neuraminyllactose-binding hemagglutinin: MERSLIFKKVRVYSKMLVALGLSGVLIGCAMNPSAETKTPNNAKNQVQTHERIQTSSEHVTPLDFNYPIHIAQAPQNHHVVGILAPRIQVSDNLKPYIDKFQDALVNQIQTIFEKRGYQVLRFQDEKALNAQDKRKIFCVLDLKGWVGILEDLKMNLKDPNNPNLDTLVDQSSGSVWFNFYEPESNRVVHDFAVEVGTFQAMTYTYKHSNSGGFDSSDSIIHEDLEKNKEDAIHKILNRMYAVVMKKAVTELTEENIAKYRDAIDRMKGFKSSMPQKK; this comes from the coding sequence GTGGAGCGTTCGCTTATTTTTAAAAAAGTTAGAGTTTATTCTAAAATGTTAGTGGCTTTAGGGCTTTCAGGCGTGTTGATCGGTTGCGCGATGAATCCAAGCGCTGAGACAAAAACACCAAATAACGCCAAAAATCAAGTTCAAACTCATGAAAGAATACAAACAAGCTCTGAACATGTTACGCCGCTAGATTTTAATTATCCGATACATATTGCTCAAGCCCCACAAAACCATCATGTTGTAGGTATTTTAGCGCCACGCATTCAAGTGAGCGATAATCTAAAACCCTATATTGATAAGTTTCAAGACGCTTTAGTCAATCAAATCCAAACTATTTTTGAAAAAAGAGGCTATCAAGTGTTGCGTTTTCAAGATGAAAAAGCTTTGAATGCGCAAGATAAGAGAAAGATTTTTTGCGTTTTGGATTTGAAAGGGTGGGTAGGAATCTTAGAAGATTTGAAAATGAATTTAAAAGATCCCAATAACCCCAATTTAGACACGCTAGTGGATCAAAGTTCAGGCTCTGTATGGTTTAATTTTTATGAGCCAGAAAGCAATCGTGTCGTCCATGATTTTGCTGTGGAAGTAGGAACTTTTCAGGCAATGACCTATACTTACAAACACAGTAATTCTGGAGGGTTTGATTCTTCAGACAGCATTATCCATGAAGATTTGGAAAAGAATAAAGAAGATGCGATACATAAGATCTTAAACAGAATGTATGCGGTTGTCATGAAAAAAGCTGTAACAGAACTTACAGAAGAAAATATCGCCAAATACCGAGACGCTATTGATAGAATGAAAGGCTTTAAAAGTTCTATGCCTCAAAAAAAGTAG
- the rpmB gene encoding 50S ribosomal protein L28: MAKRCTLTFKGPMIGNHVSHANNKNKRRLLPNLRSIKIQLDDGTTKRIKVAASTLRTMRKGA; this comes from the coding sequence ATGGCAAAAAGATGCACTTTAACTTTCAAAGGGCCTATGATAGGCAATCATGTCAGTCATGCGAACAACAAAAATAAACGCCGCTTACTCCCTAACTTGCGATCGATTAAGATCCAATTAGACGACGGCACGACTAAACGCATTAAAGTGGCTGCTTCCACTTTAAGAACCATGCGTAAAGGGGCTTAG